In candidate division KSB1 bacterium, a single window of DNA contains:
- a CDS encoding DUF547 domain-containing protein: MKSTIFVVVIILLICSLGRTLTIEPAMHGINSEGHNTHSLFTEILQEYVSGGKVSYRDLCKDERLEAYISKLAATNPESIANPKGKLAFWINAYNAYTLKVICDNYPVESINELHFGGLIIGTVFKKTIWDKKFVIINHKKLSLNYIEHKIIRAKTPALNADFS, encoded by the coding sequence ATGAAAAGCACAATTTTTGTTGTTGTAATTATCCTGCTTATTTGCTCCTTGGGTCGCACCTTGACGATCGAACCCGCTATGCATGGAATAAACAGTGAGGGACATAATACCCATAGTTTGTTTACCGAGATTTTGCAAGAATATGTCAGCGGAGGAAAAGTAAGTTACCGTGATCTGTGCAAAGATGAACGCTTGGAGGCATATATTTCAAAATTAGCGGCCACTAATCCTGAATCCATTGCCAACCCGAAAGGAAAACTGGCATTCTGGATAAACGCCTACAACGCCTACACCCTGAAGGTCATTTGCGACAACTATCCGGTCGAGAGCATTAACGAATTGCACTTTGGTGGGTTGATTATTGGCACTGTGTTTAAGAAAACCATCTGGGATAAAAAATTCGTTATTATCAATCATAAGAAACTTAGCTTAAACTACATCGAGCATAAGATAATTCGCGCAAAAACTCCAGCCCTAAATGCAGATTTCTCG
- the tnpA gene encoding IS200/IS605 family transposase — translation MNRFRKLSHTIYECKYHIVFCPKYRYRIFKDAISDYTRQQIYRLCSQKELVEVLELNVQRDHVHVVLPIPPKYSVSSMMGYLKGKLSTRLFRELRRLGKCFWGRHLWSRGYCVSSVGLDEAMIRKYVRWQERKEKEIESHQQNLFN, via the coding sequence ATGAATAGATTTAGGAAGTTATCACATACGATTTATGAATGCAAGTATCATATTGTATTTTGTCCGAAATATCGTTATCGGATATTCAAGGATGCTATAAGTGACTATACTCGTCAGCAGATTTATCGTCTTTGTAGCCAGAAGGAGTTGGTGGAGGTATTGGAGTTGAATGTCCAGAGAGATCATGTACATGTGGTTCTTCCGATTCCCCCGAAGTATTCGGTCAGTAGTATGATGGGTTATTTGAAGGGCAAACTCTCGACTCGTCTTTTTCGCGAGCTACGAAGACTGGGGAAGTGCTTCTGGGGTCGTCATTTGTGGTCTCGTGGCTATTGTGTGAGCAGCGTAGGTTTGGATGAGGCTATGATCCGGAAGTATGTTCGTTGGCAGGAGCGGAAAGAGAAGGAGATAGAGAGTCATCAACAAAACCTATTCAACTAA
- a CDS encoding sterol desaturase family protein gives MDTFLIFFEQMPVWQKLVCVLGCLTFCWLLEGNYPLFQFDYQKWKHGGANLTFFLGVGIINLIFGIATVGVFEWVQQNEIGILFIIGLPIWAELLITLLLLELVAQYFVHYLMHRIKWMWRLHMVHHSDTKVDATTGTRHHPGDYILRELFALVAIILIGAPIAFYLTYRIFSIFFTYTTHANITMPNWLDKSLSWIFITPNMHKFHHHFEIPWTDTNFGNIFSIWDRIFGTMVYDDPKKVRYGLDFLDGTPDENILFLLKMPFDKNISRD, from the coding sequence ATGGATACTTTCTTAATTTTCTTCGAACAAATGCCTGTATGGCAGAAACTTGTTTGTGTTTTAGGTTGTTTAACCTTTTGTTGGTTACTCGAGGGTAACTATCCACTATTTCAATTTGATTACCAAAAATGGAAACATGGTGGGGCTAATTTAACATTTTTTTTGGGCGTAGGAATCATCAACCTTATTTTCGGAATTGCTACCGTGGGCGTGTTTGAGTGGGTCCAGCAGAATGAAATTGGGATATTGTTTATTATTGGTCTGCCTATCTGGGCTGAATTGCTCATCACCCTTTTACTATTGGAGCTGGTAGCACAGTATTTCGTCCATTATCTTATGCACAGGATAAAATGGATGTGGAGGCTTCATATGGTTCATCATAGCGATACAAAAGTGGATGCTACGACCGGCACTCGTCATCATCCAGGTGACTATATTCTGCGCGAATTATTTGCCCTGGTCGCCATAATTCTTATTGGCGCCCCCATCGCATTTTACCTCACGTATAGAATATTTTCCATCTTCTTTACCTATACCACCCATGCAAATATAACGATGCCAAACTGGTTGGATAAATCCCTAAGTTGGATTTTTATAACGCCCAATATGCACAAATTTCATCATCACTTTGAGATCCCCTGGACTGACACCAACTTTGGCAATATCTTCTCAATTTGGGATCGTATTTTTGGAACAATGGTCTACGATGACCCCAAAAAAGTAAGGTATGGCTTAGATTTTCTTGACGGTACGCCAGATGAAAATATTCTCTTCCTATTGAAGATGCCGTTTGATAAGAATATAAGTAGGGATTGA